A section of the Triticum dicoccoides isolate Atlit2015 ecotype Zavitan chromosome 7A, WEW_v2.0, whole genome shotgun sequence genome encodes:
- the LOC119332367 gene encoding uncharacterized protein LOC119332367, whose translation MASCETLRARPQRYFPQICLTYDHMEHMVKFHGRTAGLKRSEEVEDYFDIQFLTAEDANRAFNHLKGKVPNMEFSWAPRNIIKDKPPTGVVDTSFVPPKCDLDCFSELPSLPIPANQPFPTFWKLPPPQHKRKRGRQSPEPPRSAERYPPSSVQMDEVDPRPPFTARYWAQLRPIYSVPVCFPETRMSAGVGFG comes from the exons ATGGCGTCATGCGAAACCTTGAGGGCAAGACCTCAGAGATATTTCCCACAGATTTGTCTGACATATGACCATATGGAgcatatggtgaagtttcatggccGG ACTGCTGGTCTCAAGAGGTCTGAAGAAGTGGAGGACTATTTTGATATTCAGTTTCTAACTGCTGAAGACGCCAACCGTGCCTTTAACCATCTCAAGGGCAAGGTACCAAACATGGAGTTCAGTTGGGCGCCGAGGAACATTATCAAAGACAAGCCACCAACTG GAGTGGTGGATACTTCATTCGTCCCACCAAAATGTGATCTCGATTGCTTTAGTGAGCTG CCTTCCCTGCCCATTCCTGCCAATCAGCCATTCCCCACATTCTGGAAGTTGCCGCCTCCACAGCATAAACGGAAGAGAGGTCGACAGTCTCCAGAGCCTCCACGTTCCGCAGAGCGGTATCCCCCAAGTAGTGTTCAGATGGATGAAGTCGACCCACGCCCTCCATTCACAGCGCGCTACTGGGCGCAACTTCGTCCGATATACA